Proteins encoded in a region of the Clostridium butyricum genome:
- a CDS encoding peptidoglycan-binding domain-containing protein, whose translation MADIGKLKVQCFIGNDYVPVDRCKIKIKGKGDFATTNEINLDTDSAGLTQEIEVDAPPIEYSLDENSNKTPYSLYDIIVEREGFDPIAIRGCQVFPEEVAYQVCNLKEQSKTRSMRQEIINILPNTLNGDYPPKIPEEVDKPLPPPTSGVVLAKPVVPEFIIVHQGSPNDSSAPNYKVPFKDYIKNVASCEIYSTWPETTIRANIFCIVSFTLNRIYTEWYRSKGKNFQITSSTAYDHAFNYGRNIYDSISVIVDEIFSTYVRRVGKKQPLLTQYCDGKSVKCPEWLSQWGSKYLGDQGKLPYEILQHYYGYDIELVTADKIEGIPESYPGYDLTVGSSGEPVRTIQEQLNRIAQNYPLIPKLPQDGQYTDKVAESVKVFQGVFSLPQTGVVDYATWYKISDVYVGVSKIAELRSSCDKTLFVPPVMPNIGDEREIPKFYY comes from the coding sequence ATGAAATAAATTTAGATACAGATTCAGCAGGATTAACGCAAGAAATAGAAGTAGATGCACCACCAATAGAATATTCATTAGATGAAAATAGTAATAAAACACCATATAGTTTATATGATATTATAGTTGAAAGAGAAGGTTTTGATCCAATTGCAATCAGGGGATGTCAAGTATTTCCAGAAGAAGTTGCATATCAGGTATGTAATTTAAAGGAACAATCCAAAACTAGAAGTATGAGGCAAGAAATTATAAATATATTACCTAATACATTAAATGGGGATTATCCACCCAAAATACCGGAAGAAGTTGATAAGCCACTACCACCACCAACATCTGGTGTAGTGTTAGCAAAACCTGTAGTTCCTGAATTTATTATAGTACATCAAGGAAGTCCAAATGATTCTTCGGCTCCTAATTATAAGGTTCCATTTAAGGACTATATTAAAAATGTTGCATCATGTGAAATATATTCAACATGGCCTGAAACAACAATAAGAGCTAATATATTTTGCATAGTATCATTTACACTTAATAGGATTTATACAGAGTGGTATAGATCAAAAGGTAAGAATTTTCAAATTACAAGTTCAACAGCTTATGATCATGCATTTAATTATGGAAGAAACATTTATGATAGTATAAGTGTAATTGTAGATGAGATATTTTCTACTTATGTACGAAGAGTTGGTAAAAAGCAACCACTTTTAACACAATATTGTGATGGAAAAAGTGTTAAATGTCCAGAATGGTTAAGTCAATGGGGAAGCAAGTATTTAGGTGATCAAGGTAAACTTCCATATGAAATATTACAGCATTATTATGGATATGATATAGAGCTTGTTACAGCTGATAAGATTGAAGGAATCCCAGAATCATATCCAGGATATGATTTAACTGTAGGATCATCAGGAGAGCCTGTGAGAACTATACAGGAACAATTAAATAGAATAGCTCAGAACTATCCTTTAATACCTAAGCTTCCACAAGATGGTCAATATACAGATAAGGTTGCTGAGTCGGTAAAGGTATTTCAAGGCGTATTTAGTCTTCCACAGACTGGTGTTGTTGATTATGCTACATGGTATAAGATATCAGATGTGTATGTTGGTGTAAGTAAGATTGCAGAACTTAGAAGTAGTTGTGATAAAACTTTATTTGTTCCACCAGTAATGCCTAATATAGGTGACGAAAGAGAAATACCTAAATTTTATTATTAA
- a CDS encoding radical SAM protein encodes MNSLDMLNECTLCIRNCKVNRNNHMTGFCKASDKVMIAKAFLHPWEEPPISMGKGSGTVFFSHCNFECVFCQNYNISQNNGKSKNNCDSSVIGKLVSIERLSEIFLELQSQGANNINLVTPTHYVPQIIKAIDIAKSNGLSLPILYNTNSYDSLETIQSLKGYIDVYLPDFKYFNDKYAIKYSSAKNYAENAVKVIDEMIKQTGIPTFDDTGRIIKGVIVRHLMLPGLLFDSKKIIDLLYNRYGDNIFISIMNQYVPMFDACKYPEINKKLNPKHYDSLVNYAAELGVKNGFIQEEGANTDVYTPNFNLEGV; translated from the coding sequence ATGAACTCTTTAGATATGTTAAATGAATGTACACTTTGTATTAGAAATTGCAAAGTTAATAGAAATAATCACATGACTGGTTTTTGTAAGGCTTCTGATAAGGTTATGATTGCGAAAGCTTTCCTTCATCCTTGGGAAGAGCCTCCAATTTCAATGGGAAAAGGTTCAGGGACTGTTTTCTTTTCTCATTGTAATTTTGAATGTGTGTTCTGCCAAAATTATAATATAAGTCAGAACAATGGCAAAAGCAAAAATAATTGCGATTCATCAGTAATAGGAAAATTAGTTTCTATTGAAAGGCTATCCGAAATATTTTTAGAGCTTCAATCACAAGGTGCTAATAACATAAATTTAGTTACGCCAACACATTATGTTCCACAAATAATTAAAGCTATTGATATTGCAAAAAGTAATGGTCTTTCACTACCAATACTTTATAATACCAACAGCTATGATTCATTAGAAACAATACAATCTCTAAAGGGATATATAGATGTATACCTTCCTGATTTTAAATATTTTAACGATAAATATGCTATTAAATATTCTAGTGCTAAAAATTATGCTGAAAATGCAGTTAAAGTAATTGATGAAATGATAAAACAAACAGGAATTCCTACCTTTGATGATACTGGGCGTATTATAAAAGGTGTGATTGTAAGGCATTTAATGCTTCCTGGTTTATTATTTGACTCTAAAAAAATTATTGATCTTCTATATAACAGATATGGCGATAATATTTTTATAAGTATAATGAATCAGTATGTACCAATGTTCGATGCCTGTAAATATCCTGAAATAAATAAGAAGCTTAATCCTAAACATTATGATAGTTTAGTTAATTACGCTGCTGAACTTGGAGTTAAGAATGGCTTTATTCAAGAAGAAGGTGCTAATACGGATGTATATACACCTAATTTTAATTTAGAAGGAGTTTAA
- a CDS encoding transporter has product MKENLKLIFQVATVFIGTIVGAGLASGKEITQFFTQYGIKSFIGIMGCGIFYIIMGSIISKISIHHKLDSYSDVINLISPNLVGKLTGFITTLFLISSASIILAGSGALIEQFFGIPRIIGSLIMICISLFFLLKGTDGLIEVNSFIVPGLVTTITLITILYFCFSKDTVSMNNILSFEPKRSGIFLSTLLYAGYNTLSASGVIVPLSNQIKKPKIMFLGILIGAVGLTLLCSMINLLLTVNQPYIYKYEIPLLFVANRFGNIIQAVLLMIIWLEMFSTEVSDIYSICKTLEQSFNIKFKKSIFIVITIALVISQFGFGNLITKLYPLFGLLSLLFISQCIFYYWKNKKILSK; this is encoded by the coding sequence TTGAAAGAAAATTTAAAACTAATTTTTCAAGTTGCCACAGTATTTATAGGAACGATTGTAGGTGCTGGACTTGCTTCAGGAAAGGAAATAACTCAATTTTTTACTCAGTATGGAATAAAAAGTTTTATTGGAATTATGGGATGCGGTATTTTTTATATAATAATGGGTTCAATTATTTCTAAAATAAGCATTCACCATAAATTAGATTCATATAGTGATGTTATTAATTTAATAAGTCCTAACTTAGTAGGTAAACTTACAGGATTTATCACTACTTTATTTCTAATTTCAAGTGCATCCATAATTCTTGCTGGAAGTGGAGCTCTTATAGAACAATTCTTTGGTATACCAAGAATTATTGGCTCCTTAATAATGATTTGTATATCATTATTCTTTCTACTTAAAGGTACCGATGGATTAATTGAAGTAAATTCTTTTATTGTTCCAGGACTTGTAACTACAATAACACTCATAACAATACTTTATTTCTGTTTTTCTAAAGATACGGTTTCAATGAATAACATTTTAAGTTTTGAGCCTAAAAGAAGCGGTATATTTCTTTCTACTCTGCTTTATGCTGGTTATAACACATTATCAGCATCAGGAGTCATTGTACCTCTTAGTAATCAAATAAAAAAGCCAAAAATAATGTTCCTTGGCATACTAATTGGTGCAGTTGGTCTTACTCTTTTATGTTCAATGATAAATCTTTTATTAACTGTGAATCAACCTTATATATATAAATATGAAATTCCTTTACTTTTTGTTGCAAATCGTTTTGGAAATATAATTCAAGCAGTTTTACTAATGATAATATGGCTAGAAATGTTTTCAACTGAAGTCTCTGATATCTATTCTATATGTAAAACACTGGAGCAAAGTTTCAATATTAAATTTAAAAAATCAATTTTTATAGTAATTACAATTGCTCTTGTAATATCTCAATTTGGATTCGGAAACTTAATAACAAAGCTTTACCCTCTATTTGGATTGTTAAGCTTATTATTTATTTCTCAATGTATATTTTATTATTGGAAAAATAAAAAAATCCTATCTAAGTAA
- a CDS encoding TIGR01212 family radical SAM protein (This family includes YhcC from E. coli K-12, an uncharacterized radical SAM protein.) produces the protein MNNLWNGKRYNSLNYFLRNKFGEKVFKISLDGGFSCPNRDGKAGRGGCTFCSARGSGDFAGDRIMSISNQFDDVKEMMAHKWKSGKYIAYFQAYTNTYAPVEELKRKYEEAINKDGVVGLAIATRPDCLGEDVLDLLEEINKKIYVWVELGLQTSNDGTARKINRGYTLEVFDEAMKNLKSRNIDTVVHAIFGLPGETKEDMFNTVEHIAHSGAMGIKIHLLHLMKNTKLVEDYEKGELKFLSQEDYIDIITRSVSMLPKEMVVHRLTGDAPRNELIGPMWSLKKWEVLNAIDKAFEDNDLWQGKNYREI, from the coding sequence ATGAATAATTTATGGAATGGAAAAAGATATAATAGTCTTAACTATTTTTTAAGAAATAAATTTGGTGAAAAAGTTTTTAAGATATCATTGGATGGAGGATTTTCATGTCCTAATAGAGATGGAAAAGCTGGACGTGGAGGATGTACGTTTTGCAGTGCAAGAGGATCTGGAGATTTTGCTGGAGACAGGATTATGTCCATCTCAAATCAATTTGATGATGTGAAAGAAATGATGGCACATAAGTGGAAAAGTGGAAAATATATAGCGTATTTTCAAGCTTATACAAATACATATGCACCAGTTGAAGAATTAAAAAGAAAATATGAAGAGGCTATAAACAAAGATGGAGTTGTAGGTCTTGCAATAGCTACTAGACCAGATTGTTTAGGAGAAGATGTTCTAGACTTATTAGAGGAAATAAATAAAAAAATATATGTATGGGTAGAGCTTGGTTTACAGACATCTAATGATGGTACAGCTAGAAAAATAAACAGAGGATATACTCTAGAGGTTTTTGATGAAGCTATGAAAAATTTAAAATCAAGAAATATAGATACTGTAGTTCATGCTATTTTTGGTCTTCCAGGAGAGACGAAAGAAGATATGTTTAACACAGTAGAACATATAGCACATAGTGGTGCAATGGGAATAAAGATACATCTTCTTCATTTAATGAAAAATACAAAATTGGTAGAGGATTATGAAAAAGGCGAGTTAAAGTTTTTATCTCAAGAAGATTATATAGATATAATTACTAGAAGTGTCTCTATGCTCCCAAAAGAAATGGTAGTTCATAGATTAACAGGGGATGCACCAAGAAATGAACTTATAGGACCTATGTGGAGTTTGAAAAAATGGGAAGTTTTAAATGCTATAGATAAGGCTTTTGAAGATAATGATCTATGGCAAGGAAAAAACTATAGGGAAATATAA
- a CDS encoding 2-phosphosulfolactate phosphatase family protein, translated as MKIDIIISADDIIESKLENKIAVVIDMFRATSVIVTALNNGCEEVIPFLTIEETLESSEELNREEYMLGGERRAVKIDGFDLSNSPLEYTKEVVEDKKVLITTTNGTRTLTKSNSAKRIIIAAMINAKAVADKLLEINEDVVIINAGTNGNFSMDDYICSGYIINEMLKVDNNIELTDISKTANMIYENNSDIISYVKEATHYSVMKSLELDNDIEYCMKKSIVNNVPEYKDGKIVNM; from the coding sequence ATGAAGATAGATATAATAATATCAGCAGATGATATAATTGAGAGCAAATTAGAAAATAAAATAGCCGTAGTAATAGATATGTTTAGAGCTACTTCAGTAATAGTAACTGCATTAAACAATGGATGTGAAGAAGTTATTCCATTTTTAACTATAGAAGAAACATTAGAAAGTTCAGAAGAATTAAACAGGGAAGAATATATGTTAGGTGGAGAAAGAAGAGCTGTAAAAATTGATGGATTTGATTTATCTAATTCACCATTGGAATACACAAAAGAAGTTGTTGAAGATAAGAAGGTGTTAATTACAACAACTAATGGAACAAGAACATTAACAAAATCTAATAGTGCAAAAAGAATTATTATTGCAGCAATGATTAATGCAAAAGCAGTAGCAGATAAATTATTAGAAATAAATGAAGATGTTGTGATAATAAATGCAGGAACAAATGGAAATTTTTCTATGGATGATTATATTTGTTCAGGATACATAATAAATGAGATGCTAAAAGTAGATAATAATATAGAACTTACAGATATATCTAAAACAGCTAATATGATTTATGAAAACAATAGCGATATTATAAGTTATGTTAAAGAAGCGACTCACTATTCAGTTATGAAATCATTAGAACTAGATAATGATATAGAATACTGTATGAAGAAGAGTATAGTTAATAATGTTCCTGAATATAAGGATGGTAAAATAGTAAATATGTAA
- a CDS encoding DUF2752 domain-containing protein: MKNLKDFIKKYDVIFILLIFLILTKFTCLIKLITGFPCPACGMTRAYWSLLHFRFLDAWNYNPLFWFIPPVVLFIIVGKKPLFNNHKKETLFLIFIFLIIFSVYLYRMVTLFPNIPPMDYNKNSLLYTIFSKIYSSINLK, from the coding sequence ATGAAAAATTTAAAAGATTTTATAAAAAAATATGATGTCATCTTCATTTTACTTATATTTTTAATACTTACTAAATTTACTTGTCTAATAAAATTAATCACTGGATTTCCATGTCCAGCATGTGGTATGACTAGAGCTTACTGGTCTTTATTACATTTTAGATTTCTGGATGCATGGAATTATAATCCCCTCTTTTGGTTTATTCCCCCTGTTGTACTTTTTATAATAGTAGGAAAAAAACCCTTATTCAACAATCACAAAAAAGAAACCTTATTTTTAATTTTTATCTTCTTAATAATATTCTCAGTTTACTTATATCGAATGGTTACGTTATTTCCAAATATTCCTCCAATGGATTATAATAAAAATTCATTATTGTATACTATATTTTCAAAAATATATAGTTCAATAAATTTAAAATAG
- a CDS encoding DUF4234 domain-containing protein, with product MIKQRNFWMFLLLSIITFGIYSLFFWYQFTEDLNIMCKDDNKPLPNFFIVIILSIITCGIYTFFWYYNLGDKMQRAGNSRGILIPESGSSILLWMLFGSFLCGIGQFIGLYLIIKNFNLLAENY from the coding sequence ATGATTAAACAACGAAATTTTTGGATGTTTTTATTATTAAGCATTATAACATTTGGAATTTATAGCTTATTCTTCTGGTATCAATTTACTGAAGATCTTAATATAATGTGCAAAGATGATAATAAACCACTTCCAAACTTTTTTATAGTAATAATACTTTCAATTATTACTTGCGGTATTTATACATTCTTTTGGTATTATAATTTAGGAGATAAAATGCAAAGAGCTGGTAATTCACGTGGTATCTTAATACCTGAAAGTGGCTCTTCAATATTATTATGGATGTTATTTGGTTCATTTTTATGCGGAATAGGACAATTCATAGGATTATATCTTATAATTAAGAATTTTAACTTACTTGCCGAAAATTATTAA
- a CDS encoding (2Fe-2S)-binding protein: MDNNLNEVVLDKLTKTCRCRAISRAKIKEAIKNGASTFEEVKEITGAGKGSCKGANCSYIINELIKKHKEENEI; this comes from the coding sequence ATGGATAATAATTTAAACGAAGTTGTTTTAGATAAATTAACAAAAACTTGCCGCTGTAGAGCTATTAGCAGAGCAAAAATAAAAGAAGCTATAAAAAACGGTGCTTCAACTTTTGAAGAAGTAAAAGAAATTACTGGTGCTGGTAAAGGCTCTTGTAAAGGTGCAAATTGTTCTTATATAATTAATGAACTTATAAAAAAGCATAAAGAAGAAAATGAAATTTAA
- a CDS encoding response regulator transcription factor, translating to MVKILVVEDNIEISKNIEEYFKKEFEITAVYNGADALDNLQIYNYDVVILDLMLPEVGGMTVLKYISDKCLNTGVIILTAKEELGDKLKAFNLGANDYLTKPFFMEELKARINAILKSMGKVKTANILEFKDLKIDMKTKKIFIEDNEIELNEKLYKLLEYLVLNKGVLLFKEQIFDNICGYNSDAATEIIEVYISRLRKQLNSFGYGKYLVTKRGMGYILDESADD from the coding sequence ATGGTTAAAATATTAGTAGTAGAAGATAATATAGAAATAAGTAAGAATATAGAAGAATATTTTAAAAAAGAATTTGAAATAACTGCAGTTTACAATGGTGCTGATGCTCTTGATAATTTACAAATATATAATTATGATGTTGTCATTTTAGATTTGATGCTTCCAGAGGTAGGTGGTATGACTGTATTAAAATATATATCAGATAAATGCCTAAATACAGGGGTAATAATATTAACTGCCAAAGAAGAACTTGGAGATAAATTGAAAGCATTTAATTTAGGTGCAAATGATTATTTAACAAAACCATTTTTTATGGAAGAATTAAAAGCACGTATAAATGCAATATTAAAAAGTATGGGTAAGGTAAAAACAGCTAACATACTAGAATTTAAAGATTTGAAAATAGACATGAAGACTAAAAAGATATTTATTGAAGATAATGAAATTGAATTAAATGAAAAGTTATATAAGCTTTTAGAATATTTAGTATTAAATAAAGGGGTGCTACTCTTTAAAGAACAGATATTTGATAACATTTGTGGATATAATAGCGATGCGGCAACAGAAATAATAGAAGTTTATATAAGCAGACTTAGAAAACAGTTAAATTCTTTTGGATATGGTAAATATCTTGTAACTAAAAGAGGTATGGGATATATATTAGATGAAAGTGCAGATGATTAA
- a CDS encoding sensor histidine kinase, protein MKKDLFSRTRRNITAISITIVFLCLIVFSAITQIFYYSRVLRNVDIQLMEQKKLLSGDVFNGGDGYSTQKNTHIPENFKGKPEDKAMRVPPNLIVILYKDNEFQAMSNNLYFSENNLPKFPKNSEDKIVSLEINGYKFRGISVKQENKEFQIFSNIDAEIGSMYRLATSILFGLIILVVIALAMSAYLASRVIKPVREAYDKQVYFVQDASHEMRTPLAVIKGKLELLANASGDRIDDHFEHISKIMSEIRGLEKLNSDLLLLSKEDLSLGDNIGEFDLNDFIDEISEFYTDLAEIKEKKFSIIRPEESTKVQWDYTKIKRVLTILLENAFKYTDENGEIILKIEIIKKYIRISVKDNGIGITEEDKSRIFDRFYRSEFVRGQNIGGTGIGLSLLKSISKSFDIKIKVNSEYGVGSEFILDIPKVTK, encoded by the coding sequence ATGAAGAAGGATCTGTTTTCTAGAACAAGAAGAAATATTACAGCTATTAGTATTACAATTGTTTTCTTATGTTTGATAGTATTTTCAGCAATAACACAGATTTTTTATTACTCCAGGGTATTAAGAAATGTTGATATTCAGTTAATGGAACAGAAAAAGCTATTAAGTGGAGATGTATTTAATGGTGGAGATGGATATAGTACGCAAAAGAATACACATATTCCTGAAAATTTTAAGGGGAAACCAGAAGATAAGGCCATGAGAGTTCCTCCTAACTTAATTGTTATATTATATAAAGATAATGAATTTCAAGCTATGAGTAATAATTTATATTTTTCAGAAAATAATCTTCCTAAATTCCCTAAAAATTCAGAGGATAAGATAGTTTCATTAGAAATTAATGGATATAAATTTAGAGGGATAAGTGTTAAGCAAGAAAATAAAGAGTTTCAAATTTTTTCCAACATTGATGCAGAGATAGGATCTATGTATAGATTGGCAACATCTATTTTATTTGGATTAATAATTTTAGTAGTAATTGCTTTAGCTATGTCTGCATATCTAGCATCAAGGGTTATAAAGCCAGTAAGAGAAGCTTATGATAAGCAAGTATATTTTGTTCAAGATGCATCACATGAAATGAGAACTCCCCTTGCTGTAATAAAAGGAAAGCTTGAACTTTTAGCAAATGCTTCAGGAGATAGAATAGATGATCATTTTGAGCATATATCAAAGATAATGAGTGAAATAAGAGGTCTTGAAAAGCTGAATAGTGATTTACTCTTATTATCAAAAGAAGATTTAAGTTTAGGAGATAATATTGGAGAATTTGATTTAAATGATTTTATTGATGAAATAAGTGAATTCTATACTGATTTAGCAGAAATAAAGGAAAAAAAATTTAGCATTATAAGGCCAGAAGAAAGTACAAAGGTACAGTGGGATTATACTAAAATTAAAAGAGTATTAACTATATTACTTGAAAATGCATTTAAATATACTGATGAAAATGGAGAAATTATATTAAAAATTGAGATAATAAAAAAATACATTAGAATAAGTGTCAAGGATAATGGAATAGGAATTACGGAAGAAGATAAATCTAGAATATTCGATAGATTTTATAGAAGCGAATTTGTAAGGGGACAGAATATTGGAGGTACTGGAATTGGATTAAGTCTATTAAAATCAATTTCAAAGAGCTTTGATATAAAGATAAAAGTTAATTCAGAATATGGAGTTGGATCTGAATTTATATTAGACATTCCAAAGGTTACAAAATAA
- a CDS encoding polyphosphate polymerase domain-containing protein, giving the protein MAEDTKFRHELKHYINYSDYLAIKSRIRTIMHIDRNANSNNEYRIRSLYFDNVYDKALMEKVIGIPERDKFRIRFYNDNHEFIRLEKKSKIRGLCLKDSERITKEECLKIINGDIEFLKESGKKLFIDLYAQMKGNLLKPKTIVDYTREAYIYPIGNVRITFDKSIRTGLNCINMFDDNLPTIETVNHKFIVLEVKFDEFMPQVIHDIVQVNERRATSVSKYEAARIYG; this is encoded by the coding sequence ATGGCAGAAGATACAAAGTTTAGACATGAGTTAAAACATTATATAAATTACTCAGATTATCTAGCTATAAAAAGTAGAATAAGAACAATAATGCATATAGACAGAAACGCAAACTCAAACAATGAATATAGGATAAGAAGTTTATATTTTGATAATGTTTATGATAAAGCATTAATGGAAAAGGTTATTGGAATTCCTGAAAGAGATAAATTTCGTATTAGATTTTATAATGACAATCATGAATTTATAAGATTAGAAAAAAAATCAAAGATACGAGGTTTATGTCTTAAAGATAGTGAGCGAATTACTAAAGAAGAGTGTTTAAAAATTATTAATGGTGATATTGAGTTTTTAAAAGAGTCTGGAAAAAAACTTTTTATAGATTTATATGCTCAAATGAAGGGAAATCTACTAAAACCAAAGACAATTGTAGATTATACAAGAGAAGCATACATATATCCTATAGGAAATGTGCGTATAACTTTTGATAAATCAATAAGAACAGGATTAAATTGCATAAATATGTTTGATGATAATCTACCAACAATAGAAACTGTTAATCATAAATTTATTGTATTAGAGGTTAAATTTGATGAATTTATGCCACAGGTAATACATGATATTGTTCAAGTAAATGAACGAAGAGCTACTTCAGTATCAAAATATGAAGCGGCAAGAATTTATGGATAA
- a CDS encoding DUF4956 domain-containing protein codes for MNSTTVNFSDIFKSSFVEKMASVQILDVFIALALAFVIGLFIMQVYKKTFKGVMYSESFAISLIALCLITTLIILAVTSNVVLSLGMVGALSIVRFRSAIKEPIDIAYLFWTISVGIVIGAGLIPLAVISSVFIGLVMVLFVNRKTTNNPYILVINCENDYSENDALKLLSKSVQKYNVKSKTVSPVNGIEMTVEIGLKKNTTGFVNEISKVDGVSNVVLVSYNGDYMS; via the coding sequence ATGAATTCTACAACAGTAAATTTTAGTGACATTTTCAAGTCAAGTTTCGTAGAGAAAATGGCTTCAGTACAAATTTTAGATGTATTTATAGCGTTAGCTTTAGCTTTTGTAATAGGTTTATTCATAATGCAGGTTTACAAAAAGACATTTAAGGGAGTAATGTATTCAGAAAGTTTTGCAATATCACTTATAGCACTTTGTTTAATTACAACATTAATTATATTAGCGGTAACATCTAATGTAGTATTATCACTTGGTATGGTTGGTGCTCTTTCTATAGTACGTTTTAGAAGTGCGATTAAAGAGCCCATTGACATAGCGTATTTATTTTGGACAATTAGTGTAGGTATAGTAATTGGTGCTGGACTTATTCCTTTAGCAGTTATTAGTTCTGTATTTATAGGATTAGTGATGGTGTTATTTGTAAATAGAAAAACAACAAATAATCCATATATTTTAGTTATAAATTGTGAAAATGATTATTCAGAAAATGATGCATTAAAATTATTATCAAAAAGTGTACAAAAGTATAATGTTAAGTCAAAAACTGTATCACCAGTAAATGGCATAGAAATGACAGTTGAAATTGGATTAAAGAAAAATACTACAGGATTTGTAAATGAAATATCGAAGGTAGATGGAGTTTCAAATGTTGTATTAGTAAGTTACAATGGAGATTATATGTCTTAA